The DNA segment TCCATTCAACATGCCCAGATTTGATTCCACAATATGGAATCTCGTTGAGCGGGCCGAGCGCTCGCCGTGTACTTTTCATCCCTCCCCGACTAAACTCCACAATGTGGAATTTGCGTCTCCACGGAAACCTCCAGACAGGGGACTCAGGTGACACGACGCCTCACCGAAGCGGTGCTGGCCGACGTCGACCGCCGCCTCGCGGCCGCCGACGAAGATTTGGGGACCCGCTACCCCGGCGACGACGGCCGTCGGCAACCGGTCCACACCGTCTACATCCCTGGCAACCGGTACTCGGCGACGATGCCCGCCGACTGGGGATCCAGCGCTCTCGCAGCCGCGAAGGACGCAGGCGGACTCGACGCCGTCGCCTCGCTCGTCGGCGCGAGCAGCGGAACCGACCGCGAGCCGGAGACTCTCGCCGCCCTCGTCGAGAACAAGCTGACCACCGAGCCAATCGAAGACCTCCGCATCGACTTCGAGGACGGCTACGGCACCTTCGACGACGCGACAGAGGACGCCGATGTCGAACAGGCCATCGCCACACTGCGGATCGCGCTCGACGCAGGTACCTCGACGCCGTTTGTCGGCATCCGGTTCAAGTGCCTCGAAGCGGCCACCCGTGCGCGCGGACTGCGCACGCTCGACATGTTCGGCAGTGGACTCGTCGAGTCCGGCGGCCTGCCCGACGGCCTCACCCTCACCCTGCCCAAGGTGACGTCCGTCGACCAGGTCGAGGCGATGGTCGCCGTCGCGAGCGCCCTCGAAAGTGCGAACGGACTACCCGCCGGCCGCATCCGCTTCGAGGTGCAGGTCGAAACACCGCAGGCGATCCTCGGCGC comes from the Mycolicibacterium litorale genome and includes:
- a CDS encoding DUF6986 family protein; amino-acid sequence: MTRRLTEAVLADVDRRLAAADEDLGTRYPGDDGRRQPVHTVYIPGNRYSATMPADWGSSALAAAKDAGGLDAVASLVGASSGTDREPETLAALVENKLTTEPIEDLRIDFEDGYGTFDDATEDADVEQAIATLRIALDAGTSTPFVGIRFKCLEAATRARGLRTLDMFGSGLVESGGLPDGLTLTLPKVTSVDQVEAMVAVASALESANGLPAGRIRFEVQVETPQAILGADGRAPVAQFIHAGQGRVSALHYGTYDYSASLGIAAAYQSMEHPAADHAKNVMQLAVAGTGVHMSDGSTNVLPVGDPDNVAKAWKLHARLVRRHLERGIYQGWDMHPAQLVTRYLATYAFYRGAFAPAATRLRNYVHRLDSTVMDEPATARALANVIHRGSVCGALTVDEVETALDLPLSTVRDIALGRPARSNP